The following proteins are encoded in a genomic region of Natrinema sp. DC36:
- a CDS encoding carbohydrate ABC transporter permease encodes MSRSTSDTNVDVASLVEDVNLRRVGQYTLVVLFLGFFLVPLETGIMTALKTNEAVARSLPFAPPVGEGFTLENLEYAFSQLTNSFVNSLLMAIPATILNVLLASMAAYGLTMVNWRGQLAVLSLFLVGVFVPYQAVLVPLARFWNNLFPLARMLEPMFAAAPLLQGYHSRLVPLIITHVAYGIPICTILFRSYYKSLPDSLVEAAKIDGASITKIYRRIVLPISKPMFAVVFIYQFTQIYNEFLFSFTLITGSNHPAAPVTLILPAIGASTSGVDFGIRMSAAFLAALPTIILYVAFAEQFAEGLRTESG; translated from the coding sequence ATGTCACGATCCACTTCGGATACGAACGTCGACGTCGCATCGCTCGTCGAGGACGTCAACCTCAGACGGGTCGGTCAGTACACGCTGGTCGTCCTCTTTCTGGGGTTCTTCCTCGTCCCCCTCGAGACGGGGATCATGACGGCATTGAAGACCAACGAGGCCGTCGCGCGCTCGCTGCCGTTCGCGCCCCCGGTCGGCGAGGGGTTCACGCTCGAGAACCTCGAGTACGCGTTCAGTCAGCTGACGAACTCGTTCGTCAACTCGCTTCTCATGGCGATTCCGGCGACGATCCTCAACGTGTTGCTGGCGAGTATGGCCGCCTACGGCCTCACGATGGTCAACTGGCGCGGTCAACTGGCGGTACTCTCGCTATTCCTGGTGGGGGTATTCGTCCCGTATCAGGCCGTTCTCGTTCCGCTGGCGCGCTTCTGGAACAATCTCTTCCCGCTCGCGCGAATGCTCGAGCCGATGTTCGCGGCCGCGCCGCTCCTTCAGGGCTATCACTCGCGGCTCGTTCCGCTGATCATCACCCACGTCGCGTACGGGATCCCGATCTGTACGATTCTGTTTCGGTCGTACTACAAGAGTCTCCCCGACTCGCTGGTGGAGGCGGCCAAGATCGACGGGGCGAGCATCACGAAGATCTACCGCCGCATCGTGTTGCCGATCTCGAAGCCGATGTTCGCCGTGGTCTTCATCTACCAGTTCACCCAGATTTACAACGAGTTCCTGTTCTCGTTCACCCTCATTACAGGATCGAATCACCCCGCGGCACCGGTGACGCTGATCCTGCCGGCGATCGGCGCGTCGACCTCCGGCGTCGATTTCGGGATCCGGATGTCGGCCGCGTTCCTCGCCGCTCTGCCGACGATCATCCTGTACGTCGCGTTCGCCGAACAGTTCGCGGAAGGACTGCGCACGGAGAGTGGATAA
- a CDS encoding sugar ABC transporter permease, which translates to MATGDTTESKSVPTEEVVGWETKLRYFLNSDFVRSSPFWGIPFILMGIAVYGGIGYNVVISLTDYAGLGRPTFSNLDFEMYATALSNDAFREAAINNLVLLVAFTTVSLALGLFLAILLDHGIRYKDKIQTIYLMPMALSFVVTAQLWLWMYNQENGVLTVIVTTLGFEPINWLGNPEIALASVIFALVWQFSGYAMVVYLAGLQSIPSDQFEAAKVDGASTVRTYLRIIIPQLKESSVSAAVVLMVFALKAFTFLYALVGQYRPPNGTDILATLMVRQAFKFGKWAYAAAIATMLLLLALSVIAPYLIYQHRQGSL; encoded by the coding sequence ATGGCAACAGGAGACACGACCGAATCGAAATCAGTACCGACAGAGGAGGTGGTCGGTTGGGAGACGAAGCTCAGGTACTTCCTGAACAGCGACTTCGTCCGGTCGTCACCGTTCTGGGGGATTCCGTTTATTCTGATGGGGATCGCCGTCTACGGTGGCATCGGGTACAACGTCGTGATTTCGCTCACCGACTACGCCGGCCTCGGCCGGCCGACGTTTTCGAACCTCGACTTCGAAATGTACGCGACCGCCCTCTCGAACGACGCGTTTCGGGAGGCGGCGATAAACAACCTCGTCTTGCTCGTCGCCTTTACGACGGTTTCGCTCGCCCTGGGGCTCTTTCTCGCGATCCTTCTGGATCACGGGATCCGGTACAAGGACAAGATCCAGACGATCTATCTCATGCCGATGGCGCTCTCGTTCGTCGTGACGGCCCAGCTCTGGTTGTGGATGTACAACCAGGAGAACGGGGTGTTGACGGTCATCGTGACGACGCTTGGATTCGAGCCGATCAACTGGCTCGGAAATCCCGAAATCGCGCTCGCGTCGGTCATCTTCGCGCTGGTCTGGCAGTTCAGCGGGTACGCGATGGTCGTCTACCTTGCGGGACTCCAGTCGATCCCGTCCGACCAGTTCGAGGCGGCGAAGGTCGACGGGGCGAGTACCGTCCGCACCTACCTGCGGATCATCATCCCGCAGCTGAAGGAGTCGTCGGTCAGCGCGGCCGTCGTCCTGATGGTGTTCGCGCTCAAGGCGTTTACCTTCCTCTACGCGCTCGTCGGGCAGTACCGCCCGCCCAACGGCACTGACATCCTGGCCACGCTGATGGTCCGGCAAGCGTTCAAGTTCGGGAAGTGGGCCTACGCGGCCGCGATCGCGACGATGTTACTGCTACTCGCGCTCAGCGTTATCGCACCGTATCTCATCTACCAGCATCGACAGGGGAGTCTCTGA
- a CDS encoding ABC transporter substrate-binding protein: protein MGRRTYLGGIAAGAALGIAGCVGGSGSESGELEVLHGWTGGDGAAAVDALTSAFKEANPDMEPEPRFQAVGGDGNVELNATLLRRLSNSNPMSSFANWPGKNLNRYDGALMDLEEDVWDAEGYKESMQDRVIDICKYNDKMPAVPIGSHRMNNLFYNTAAFDEADVDAESLGSVPDLMDALETIDQNTDYTPFSHGMRAPFLGLQTWAQILTSQSGVEAYMDFIEGNGDRGAIIDALETLREIQENYIPDDASSIGYTEAGQKLIADEAACIHGGNWLYGLFRNDDDFNFGEEWDWVPFPGTEGLYFYHVDAFVAPSNNPSREETITWQKFVGTKEAQIEFNNLKGSVPLRTDIDPNELSDFLAMTYEDLTNSEAYPPTIAHGLALEPESMNACKSAIGNNFSDPYDAEATADGLLDAVPQ from the coding sequence ATCGGTAGACGAACGTATCTCGGTGGCATCGCGGCGGGTGCTGCACTCGGAATCGCGGGCTGTGTCGGCGGCAGCGGCAGCGAATCGGGTGAACTCGAGGTCCTGCACGGCTGGACCGGCGGCGACGGCGCCGCCGCGGTCGACGCGCTGACCAGTGCGTTCAAGGAGGCTAATCCCGACATGGAGCCGGAGCCGAGATTCCAGGCCGTCGGCGGTGACGGGAACGTCGAGTTGAATGCGACCCTGCTCCGGCGGTTGTCCAACTCGAATCCGATGAGCTCCTTCGCGAACTGGCCGGGAAAGAACCTGAATCGGTACGACGGCGCGCTGATGGACCTCGAGGAAGACGTCTGGGACGCCGAGGGGTACAAAGAGAGCATGCAGGACCGGGTCATCGACATATGCAAATACAACGACAAGATGCCGGCGGTCCCGATCGGGTCACACCGAATGAACAACCTGTTCTACAACACGGCGGCGTTCGACGAGGCGGACGTCGACGCCGAGAGCCTCGGGAGCGTTCCCGATCTGATGGACGCACTCGAGACGATCGACCAGAACACCGACTACACGCCCTTTTCACACGGGATGCGAGCCCCGTTCCTCGGACTCCAGACGTGGGCGCAGATCCTCACGAGCCAGAGCGGCGTCGAGGCGTACATGGACTTCATCGAGGGGAACGGCGACAGGGGCGCGATTATCGATGCGCTCGAGACGTTACGGGAGATTCAGGAGAACTACATTCCCGACGACGCCTCTTCGATCGGCTACACGGAGGCCGGACAGAAATTGATCGCGGACGAGGCCGCCTGTATCCACGGCGGCAACTGGCTCTACGGGCTGTTTCGGAACGACGACGATTTTAACTTCGGCGAGGAGTGGGACTGGGTCCCCTTCCCGGGGACCGAAGGGCTGTACTTCTACCACGTCGACGCGTTCGTCGCGCCGTCGAACAACCCGAGCCGGGAGGAGACGATCACGTGGCAGAAGTTCGTGGGGACGAAGGAGGCACAGATCGAGTTCAATAACCTCAAGGGATCGGTGCCGCTTCGGACCGACATCGATCCGAACGAACTATCGGACTTCCTGGCGATGACCTACGAGGACCTCACCAACTCCGAGGCGTATCCGCCGACGATCGCTCACGGCCTCGCCCTCGAACCCGAGTCCATGAACGCCTGCAAGAGCGCGATCGGGAACAACTTCTCGGACCCGTACGACGCGGAAGCGACGGCGGACGGCCTGCTCGACGCGGTCCCTCAGTGA
- a CDS encoding mandelate racemase/muconate lactonizing enzyme family protein encodes MSMDYRQLSDPNAEYTMRDLSAETMGVSADRGPRDVEITDVQTTIVDGNYPWTLVRVYTDAGLVGNGESYWGAGEQEIIERMAPFIEGENPLDIDRLYEHLVQKLSGEGSISGKAISAISGIELALHDVAGKILEVPAYQLLGGKYRDEMRIYCDCHTEEEADPDACADEAERVVEDLGYDALKFDLDVPSGHEKDRANRHLRNPEIEHKAEIVEKVTERVGDRADVAFDCHWSFSAGSAHRLAKRLEEYDVWWLEDPIPPENHDVQEEVTKRTSTPITVGENVYRNHGNRRLLENQAVDIVAPDVPRVGGMRQTRKIADLADLYYVPVAMHNVSSPIGTMASVHVGAAIPNSLAVEYHSYELGWWSDLVEEDIIHEGYADVPEKPGLGVTLDLDAVEEHLAEGEELFDEA; translated from the coding sequence CTGTCGATGGACTACAGACAGCTGTCCGACCCGAACGCAGAGTATACGATGCGCGACCTCTCGGCGGAGACGATGGGCGTCTCCGCCGACCGCGGGCCGCGCGATGTCGAAATCACGGACGTCCAGACGACCATCGTCGACGGCAACTACCCGTGGACGCTGGTCCGCGTCTACACCGACGCCGGCCTCGTCGGTAACGGTGAATCCTACTGGGGCGCCGGCGAACAGGAGATCATCGAGCGGATGGCCCCCTTCATCGAGGGGGAGAACCCGCTGGACATCGATCGCCTCTACGAGCACCTCGTCCAGAAACTCTCCGGCGAGGGGTCGATCTCGGGGAAGGCGATCTCCGCGATCTCCGGCATCGAACTCGCCTTACACGACGTCGCCGGCAAGATCCTCGAGGTGCCGGCCTACCAGCTACTGGGCGGTAAGTACCGCGACGAGATGCGGATCTACTGCGACTGCCACACCGAGGAGGAGGCCGACCCCGACGCCTGTGCGGACGAAGCCGAACGCGTCGTCGAAGACCTGGGCTACGACGCGCTGAAGTTCGATCTCGACGTGCCCAGCGGTCACGAGAAGGACCGTGCCAACCGCCACCTCCGGAATCCGGAGATCGAGCACAAGGCCGAGATCGTCGAGAAAGTCACCGAGCGCGTCGGCGACCGCGCCGACGTGGCCTTCGACTGCCACTGGTCGTTCAGCGCCGGCAGCGCGCATCGACTCGCAAAGCGACTCGAGGAGTACGATGTCTGGTGGCTCGAGGACCCGATCCCGCCGGAGAACCACGACGTCCAGGAGGAGGTCACCAAGCGGACCTCGACGCCGATCACCGTCGGCGAGAACGTCTACCGGAATCACGGCAACCGACGACTGCTCGAGAACCAGGCGGTCGACATCGTCGCGCCGGACGTACCGCGCGTCGGTGGGATGCGCCAGACGCGAAAGATCGCCGATCTGGCGGATTTGTACTACGTCCCGGTCGCGATGCACAACGTCTCCTCGCCGATCGGGACGATGGCCAGCGTCCACGTCGGGGCGGCGATTCCGAACTCGCTGGCCGTGGAGTACCACTCCTACGAACTCGGCTGGTGGTCGGACTTAGTCGAGGAAGACATCATCCACGAAGGGTACGCCGACGTGCCGGAGAAACCGGGGCTCGGCGTGACGCTGGACCTCGATGCGGTCGAAGAGCATCTGGCCGAGGGCGAGGAGCTGTTCGACGAAGCGTAG
- a CDS encoding alcohol dehydrogenase catalytic domain-containing protein, with product MRGLAKTSRSQGAMELVDRDRPEPEPDEALIEVDYAGLCGSDAGIYEFESAFERMELPTVIGHEYSGRVVEVGDAVTKFAVGDRVVERPIRGCGDCYQCEIGESNVCQDAVITGVDHDGAYEPYVAVPEDALHPVPDSVEQQHAAMVEPTSIGARAVIQNSRVRAGTRVLVEGPGPIGLLTAQVARAQGGEVVVSGVGQDVDYRLPLAEELGFETINVADDDLDAVRDELTDGIGYDVVFDTTGHPSGLPSAVDEVRKGGQIVLVGQTGETTMPYSPLVRAEIDLQCSYASKYEDFENALRLIDTGDVDAETFLDDRFSLLEADEAFETFLESGTCKPVFDVSVLRN from the coding sequence ATGCGCGGATTAGCAAAGACCAGTCGGAGTCAGGGAGCCATGGAACTCGTCGACCGCGATCGGCCAGAGCCGGAGCCCGACGAGGCGTTGATCGAAGTCGATTACGCGGGCCTCTGCGGGAGCGACGCCGGGATCTACGAGTTCGAATCGGCGTTCGAACGGATGGAGCTGCCGACCGTCATCGGCCACGAGTACTCGGGTCGCGTCGTCGAGGTCGGCGACGCCGTGACGAAGTTCGCGGTCGGCGACCGGGTCGTCGAGCGGCCGATTCGCGGCTGTGGCGACTGCTATCAGTGCGAGATCGGCGAATCGAACGTCTGCCAGGATGCGGTCATCACGGGCGTGGACCACGACGGCGCCTACGAGCCCTATGTCGCCGTCCCCGAAGATGCGCTCCACCCCGTTCCCGACAGCGTCGAACAGCAACACGCGGCGATGGTCGAACCGACCAGCATCGGCGCGCGAGCGGTCATCCAGAACTCCCGAGTGCGCGCCGGCACGCGAGTCCTCGTCGAAGGGCCCGGCCCGATCGGGCTCCTCACCGCGCAGGTCGCCCGCGCACAGGGCGGCGAGGTCGTCGTCAGCGGCGTCGGCCAGGACGTCGACTACCGCCTCCCGCTCGCCGAGGAACTCGGCTTCGAGACGATCAACGTTGCCGACGACGATCTCGACGCCGTCCGCGACGAACTGACCGACGGCATCGGCTACGACGTCGTCTTCGACACGACGGGCCACCCGTCGGGACTGCCGTCGGCCGTCGACGAGGTCCGGAAGGGCGGCCAGATCGTCCTCGTCGGCCAGACCGGCGAGACGACGATGCCCTACTCGCCGCTCGTCCGCGCGGAGATCGACCTGCAGTGTTCCTACGCATCGAAGTACGAGGACTTCGAGAACGCGCTGCGCCTGATCGACACGGGCGACGTCGACGCCGAGACGTTCCTCGACGACCGCTTCAGCCTCCTCGAGGCCGACGAGGCGTTCGAGACCTTCCTCGAGAGTGGGACCTGCAAGCCGGTTTTCGACGTTTCCGTCCTCCGGAACTGA
- a CDS encoding SDR family NAD(P)-dependent oxidoreductase, whose amino-acid sequence MVDYEHSPVTVDGKRAIVVGGTSGIGQAIALGFAEEGADVIATSRDESKVAETAAAIEDRGVETARVTCDVTDSESLERVRETAVDEFGSIDIVVASQGAISRATVQDISDEEWDFVTDVALDGVRRVTQSFAPAMAEGGSIVNISSLSARLSMANLPAYTAAKGGVEAFTRASAKELAPDIRVNAIAPGFVITPQNAETYAEGTEKRARIDERTPLGRVAEREEIVGAAIYLGSDASSFVTGEIVTVDGGFADSAF is encoded by the coding sequence ATGGTCGACTACGAACATAGTCCAGTGACCGTCGACGGCAAGCGTGCAATCGTCGTCGGCGGGACCAGCGGTATCGGACAGGCGATCGCCCTCGGTTTCGCCGAGGAGGGTGCCGACGTCATTGCGACGAGCCGGGACGAGTCGAAGGTCGCGGAGACCGCGGCGGCGATCGAGGACCGCGGCGTCGAGACGGCGAGGGTTACGTGCGACGTGACCGACTCCGAGTCGCTCGAGCGCGTCCGCGAGACGGCCGTCGACGAGTTCGGCAGTATCGATATCGTCGTCGCATCGCAGGGAGCGATCTCGCGGGCGACGGTGCAGGACATCTCCGACGAGGAGTGGGATTTCGTCACCGATGTCGCGCTCGACGGCGTCCGTCGCGTCACTCAGTCGTTCGCCCCGGCGATGGCTGAGGGCGGGTCGATCGTCAACATCTCCTCGCTGTCGGCTCGACTCTCGATGGCAAACCTGCCCGCCTACACCGCGGCCAAAGGCGGCGTCGAAGCGTTCACGCGTGCGTCCGCGAAGGAACTCGCTCCCGACATTCGGGTCAACGCGATCGCGCCCGGATTCGTCATCACTCCGCAGAACGCCGAGACGTACGCCGAAGGAACGGAGAAGCGAGCGCGCATCGACGAACGCACCCCGCTCGGCCGAGTCGCCGAGCGCGAGGAGATCGTCGGCGCGGCGATCTACCTCGGCAGCGACGCCTCCTCGTTCGTCACCGGCGAGATCGTCACGGTCGACGGCGGCTTCGCGGATAGCGCGTTCTGA
- a CDS encoding MBL fold metallo-hydrolase, with protein MRETATQTLSPGIHRIETVIDDKLHGYHVLEGANGPIVVDPGVVDAPTTIYRPFLEEMDWSLADVSLAVITHADADHHGGTHELREHAPSVTLAAHDADVNLIESTDRIMRERYGMFADDHGITYNDDTTEWLEGMMGPGERIDLRLRGGESLALADRELRVLHTPGHTRGHLALYDPVTDLVIGGDAVFGRGVFTVTGGYIQPPPYYRSPAYENTIDLLRTLDPDVLSLTHYEVFEGTDVEDFLDESLAFASELDALIPTLVDEREPITLREAIDAVVERRGSYGLDIDLAYPLSGHFAAHVDRGTLERTTADGVVAWRQA; from the coding sequence ATGCGAGAGACAGCGACACAGACGTTATCCCCCGGAATCCACCGGATCGAGACCGTCATCGACGACAAGCTACACGGTTACCACGTCCTCGAGGGCGCCAACGGACCGATCGTCGTCGATCCCGGCGTCGTCGACGCGCCGACGACGATCTATCGGCCGTTCCTCGAGGAGATGGACTGGTCACTCGCGGACGTGTCCCTGGCGGTGATCACCCACGCGGATGCCGATCACCACGGCGGTACCCACGAACTCCGCGAGCACGCACCGTCGGTTACGCTGGCGGCTCACGACGCCGACGTGAACCTGATCGAGAGCACCGACCGGATCATGCGCGAACGCTATGGGATGTTCGCCGACGACCACGGTATCACGTACAACGATGACACCACCGAGTGGCTCGAGGGGATGATGGGACCCGGCGAACGGATCGACCTCCGTCTCCGGGGCGGAGAGTCGCTCGCGCTCGCGGATCGGGAACTGCGGGTCCTACATACTCCCGGGCACACGCGCGGTCACCTCGCGCTCTACGATCCCGTTACCGACCTCGTAATCGGTGGCGACGCGGTCTTCGGCCGGGGCGTGTTCACCGTCACTGGCGGCTACATTCAGCCGCCGCCGTACTACCGCTCTCCCGCCTACGAGAACACGATCGACCTGCTCCGAACCCTCGATCCGGACGTGCTGTCGCTGACTCACTACGAGGTCTTCGAGGGTACCGACGTCGAGGACTTCCTCGATGAATCGCTGGCTTTCGCGTCGGAGCTAGACGCGCTGATACCGACCCTCGTCGACGAGCGCGAACCGATCACCCTGCGCGAGGCGATCGACGCCGTCGTCGAGCGTCGGGGCAGCTACGGACTCGACATCGACCTCGCGTATCCGCTCTCCGGTCACTTTGCGGCCCACGTCGACCGCGGGACCCTCGAGCGGACGACGGCGGACGGCGTCGTCGCGTGGCGTCAGGCGTGA
- a CDS encoding IclR family transcriptional regulator has protein sequence MGKRANNPVKSVVTTFNILQTLRRLDGAGVTELSNELELPKSSVYNYLSTLEQEEYVVKEDGTYYLGLRFLDLGRYARQRDDLYETARPEMEAIADETGELVNLLVEEHGQGVYVCRVRGDQAVNVAASTGHRVPLHNTGLGKAIFAHLPAERVDEILDEHGMSADTAHSITDRDELKAELETIRDRGVAFDREERIDGLCCVAVPILDRDDRPIGALSVAGPKSRMKGDRFETELPELLESAANVVELNLTYS, from the coding sequence ATGGGCAAACGAGCGAACAATCCCGTCAAATCGGTTGTCACGACGTTCAACATTCTCCAGACGTTACGCCGACTCGACGGTGCCGGGGTCACCGAACTGTCGAACGAGCTCGAGCTGCCGAAAAGCAGTGTCTACAACTATCTCAGCACGCTCGAGCAGGAGGAGTACGTCGTCAAAGAGGACGGGACCTACTACCTCGGCCTCCGGTTTCTCGATCTCGGCCGGTACGCGCGCCAGCGTGACGACCTTTACGAGACGGCCCGTCCTGAGATGGAAGCGATCGCGGATGAGACCGGAGAGCTCGTCAACCTGCTGGTCGAAGAGCACGGACAGGGCGTCTACGTCTGTCGGGTGCGCGGCGATCAGGCCGTCAACGTCGCGGCGAGTACCGGCCACCGCGTGCCGCTTCACAACACGGGACTGGGGAAGGCGATCTTCGCGCATCTCCCGGCGGAGCGCGTCGACGAAATCCTCGACGAACACGGGATGTCGGCCGATACCGCGCACTCGATCACCGACCGCGACGAGCTCAAGGCCGAACTCGAGACGATCCGGGACCGTGGTGTGGCGTTCGATCGAGAGGAGCGAATCGACGGACTCTGTTGTGTCGCCGTCCCGATTCTGGACCGCGACGACCGCCCGATCGGCGCTCTCAGCGTCGCCGGACCGAAGAGCCGCATGAAAGGCGACCGGTTCGAGACCGAACTCCCCGAACTCCTCGAGAGCGCCGCGAACGTGGTCGAGCTGAACCTGACGTACTCCTGA
- a CDS encoding zinc-dependent alcohol dehydrogenase family protein, which yields MRAAVLEEHGEPLAVKDVDYPEPGADQVIVETEACGICRSDWHAWQGDWSWIGAGVPEGQILGHEPAGVVSAVGSDVETLEEGDRVAVPFHLGDGTCPHCREGRANNCETVLPLGLSEYSQGAFAEAFPVREADFNCVKLPDDVGFTEMAGLGCRFMTAYHALADRADLRPGDWVAIHGCGGVGLSAIHIADALGAHPIAIDLVDDKLERAEELGARETVNVTEVDSSAQAVQAITDGGADVSIDALGVADTCKNSVNSLGTRGSHVQVGLTTGEEEGQIELPVDVMTMQEIDFHGSFGMPLVRYEELFNLIAQGTLEPDKIIGKTLSLEEAPETLASMDDYETVGIPVITEF from the coding sequence ATGCGAGCAGCCGTACTCGAAGAACATGGGGAACCGCTGGCAGTCAAAGACGTTGACTATCCGGAGCCGGGAGCCGATCAGGTAATCGTCGAGACCGAGGCGTGTGGGATCTGTCGGAGCGACTGGCACGCCTGGCAGGGCGACTGGAGCTGGATCGGCGCGGGCGTCCCGGAAGGGCAGATCCTCGGCCACGAGCCCGCTGGCGTCGTTTCGGCGGTCGGGAGCGACGTCGAGACCCTCGAGGAAGGCGACCGCGTCGCGGTGCCGTTCCACCTCGGCGACGGCACCTGTCCGCACTGTCGCGAAGGGCGGGCGAACAACTGTGAGACGGTGCTTCCGCTCGGCCTGTCGGAGTACTCCCAGGGCGCGTTCGCGGAGGCGTTTCCCGTTCGGGAAGCCGACTTCAACTGCGTGAAACTCCCCGATGACGTCGGCTTCACGGAGATGGCGGGTCTCGGCTGCCGGTTCATGACGGCCTACCACGCGCTGGCCGACCGGGCCGACCTTCGACCCGGCGACTGGGTCGCCATCCACGGCTGCGGCGGCGTCGGCCTCTCGGCGATCCACATCGCGGACGCGCTGGGTGCCCACCCGATCGCGATCGACCTCGTCGACGACAAACTCGAGCGCGCCGAGGAACTCGGTGCCCGGGAGACGGTCAACGTGACGGAGGTCGACAGTTCGGCCCAGGCGGTCCAGGCCATCACCGACGGCGGTGCCGACGTCTCGATCGACGCACTGGGCGTCGCCGATACCTGCAAGAACTCGGTCAACAGCCTCGGCACGCGGGGCAGCCACGTGCAGGTCGGACTGACGACCGGCGAGGAGGAGGGCCAGATCGAACTTCCCGTCGACGTCATGACGATGCAGGAGATCGACTTCCACGGCTCCTTCGGGATGCCGCTGGTCCGCTACGAGGAACTGTTCAACCTGATCGCACAGGGCACCCTCGAGCCCGACAAGATCATCGGCAAGACGCTGTCGCTCGAGGAGGCTCCCGAGACGCTCGCCTCGATGGACGACTACGAAACGGTCGGCATTCCGGTCATCACGGAGTTCTGA
- a CDS encoding Gfo/Idh/MocA family oxidoreductase — protein sequence MSDDDESEPIRIGIVGLGYIGTTVGGQFHRHPDATVRAVCDLDAALRDEVGRGFGVSTDRQYAEYETMLAEASLDAVLVGTPHTLHYEQVVAALERGCHVYCDKPLTTDLERARDLADRVERSDRTVMVGYQRHLQTAFRTARARFDEREPEWLTASITQGWIDDSRETWRLDPDLSGGGFLYDTGSHVLDGVLWTTGLEPASVAASMAFHDDEQRVDRRAHLDVRFENGATGTFSFHGDAPSVREHVHLWDEEGAVYLEGTQWGPREVVEIDSDAGEYVPYIDPRDERTRADAFLESVRSGTEPPATVRDAHRVTALTEAAYEAARTGDRVSVDR from the coding sequence ATGAGTGACGACGACGAATCGGAGCCGATTCGGATCGGTATCGTCGGACTGGGCTACATCGGGACCACCGTCGGTGGGCAGTTCCACCGTCACCCTGACGCGACCGTCCGCGCGGTCTGCGATCTCGATGCGGCGCTCCGCGACGAAGTTGGCCGCGGGTTCGGCGTGTCCACAGATCGGCAGTACGCCGAGTACGAGACGATGCTCGCGGAGGCGTCTCTCGACGCAGTGCTCGTCGGGACGCCGCACACTCTCCACTACGAGCAAGTCGTCGCCGCCCTCGAGCGGGGCTGCCACGTCTACTGCGACAAACCGCTGACGACCGATCTCGAGCGGGCCCGCGACCTCGCGGATCGAGTCGAGCGAAGCGATCGGACCGTGATGGTCGGCTACCAGCGCCACCTCCAGACGGCGTTTCGAACGGCACGCGCCCGGTTCGACGAGCGCGAGCCGGAGTGGCTGACCGCCTCCATCACGCAGGGGTGGATCGACGACTCGCGGGAGACCTGGCGGCTCGATCCCGATCTGTCCGGCGGCGGTTTTCTCTACGATACGGGTAGCCACGTCCTCGACGGTGTTCTCTGGACGACCGGCCTCGAGCCGGCGTCCGTCGCCGCGAGCATGGCGTTCCACGACGACGAGCAGCGGGTCGACCGCCGCGCTCACCTCGACGTTCGGTTCGAAAACGGTGCGACTGGCACGTTTTCGTTTCACGGCGACGCGCCGTCGGTCCGCGAGCACGTCCACCTCTGGGACGAGGAGGGTGCGGTCTACCTCGAGGGAACGCAGTGGGGGCCCCGGGAGGTCGTCGAAATCGATTCCGACGCCGGGGAGTACGTTCCCTATATCGATCCCCGCGACGAACGGACCCGGGCCGACGCGTTTCTCGAGAGCGTCAGAAGCGGAACCGAGCCGCCGGCGACGGTTCGGGACGCGCACCGGGTGACGGCGCTGACCGAGGCGGCTTACGAGGCGGCTCGAACCGGTGATCGAGTTTCCGTCGACCGATGA
- a CDS encoding gas vesicle protein yields the protein MRPQKNDDALVDVLDVLLRDGAILRADVIVSVADIPLVGIKLTAAIAGMETMTEYGLFEEWDASRRNAAVSRRQYDRPELDENRTTFDELGVGRSHEDAEGGDGTSS from the coding sequence ATGAGACCGCAAAAGAACGACGATGCGCTCGTCGACGTGCTCGACGTGTTGCTCAGAGACGGTGCGATCCTCCGCGCGGACGTGATCGTCTCCGTCGCGGATATTCCGCTGGTCGGGATCAAGCTCACGGCGGCCATCGCCGGTATGGAGACGATGACGGAGTACGGCCTCTTCGAGGAGTGGGACGCCAGCCGCCGGAATGCAGCCGTGAGCCGACGCCAGTACGATCGGCCGGAACTCGACGAGAACCGCACTACGTTCGACGAACTCGGTGTCGGTCGCTCCCACGAGGACGCCGAGGGCGGAGATGGAACGTCGAGTTGA